In the Streptomyces formicae genome, one interval contains:
- a CDS encoding sigma-70 family RNA polymerase sigma factor yields MSSERQAAMVRAAQDGNQQAQDALVAEYLPLVYNIVGRALNGHADVDDVVQETMLRVLGGLDGLRSPETFRSWLVAITMNQIRGHWRERATGEIPTGGQLGDGYDVVDPGADFVDLTITRLGLSGQRRETAEATRWLDEDDRALLSLWWLESAGELTRAEVATALELAPQHAAVRVQRMKAQLETARVVVRALSAVPRCAGLQQVTDTWDGAPSALWRKRIARHARGCQVCESHWSNLVPAEGLLVALGLVPVGAALTSRLLPPADLVSVGATSSLPGQAPVSARARARQERARRQRRTAAVAAAVAALVAGGAAVHLLTGPDADESAPSTAAAPASGTGEPSASKSPSPSHSASRSASPSPSKTKAKPKKKPSPTPTPTKTTSKPAPKPKPDKPDPAPQQPSGTAAQVVALVNTERSKAGCGPVRSNDKLATAASKHSADMAARDYFDHTSPDGTDPGDRITAAGYRWSTYGENIARGQQTPASVMDSWMNSPGHRANILNCDFKELGVGIHNGSGGPWWTQAFGTAL; encoded by the coding sequence GTGAGCAGCGAACGCCAAGCCGCGATGGTCAGGGCAGCGCAGGACGGGAACCAGCAGGCGCAGGACGCGCTCGTGGCGGAGTATCTTCCGCTGGTCTACAACATCGTCGGGCGGGCCCTGAACGGGCACGCCGACGTGGACGACGTGGTGCAGGAGACCATGCTCCGCGTGCTCGGCGGCCTGGACGGGCTGCGCAGTCCCGAGACGTTCCGCAGCTGGCTCGTCGCCATCACCATGAACCAGATACGCGGCCACTGGCGGGAGCGCGCCACGGGTGAGATACCCACCGGCGGCCAGCTCGGTGACGGGTACGACGTGGTGGATCCCGGCGCGGACTTCGTGGACCTGACCATCACGCGCCTCGGGCTCTCCGGTCAGCGCCGCGAGACCGCGGAGGCCACCCGGTGGCTGGACGAGGACGACCGGGCGCTGCTGTCCCTGTGGTGGCTGGAGTCGGCGGGCGAGCTGACGCGCGCCGAGGTCGCCACCGCGCTCGAACTCGCGCCGCAGCACGCGGCCGTGCGGGTCCAGCGGATGAAGGCACAGCTGGAGACGGCGCGCGTGGTGGTCCGCGCCCTGTCGGCCGTGCCTCGGTGCGCGGGCCTCCAGCAGGTGACGGACACCTGGGACGGCGCGCCGTCGGCGCTGTGGCGCAAGCGGATCGCGCGGCACGCGCGCGGCTGCCAGGTCTGTGAGAGCCACTGGTCGAACCTGGTCCCCGCCGAGGGACTCCTGGTGGCGCTGGGACTCGTACCGGTGGGGGCCGCGCTCACGAGCAGGCTGCTGCCGCCGGCCGACCTGGTCAGTGTCGGCGCCACCTCCTCCCTGCCCGGTCAGGCTCCGGTCTCCGCGCGGGCGCGGGCCCGTCAGGAGCGGGCCAGGCGACAGCGCCGTACGGCGGCGGTGGCGGCCGCGGTCGCCGCGCTCGTCGCCGGTGGCGCCGCGGTGCACCTGCTGACCGGGCCGGACGCGGACGAGAGCGCACCGTCGACCGCCGCCGCGCCCGCGTCCGGGACCGGTGAGCCCTCGGCGTCGAAGAGCCCCTCGCCCTCGCACTCCGCCTCGCGCTCCGCCTCACCGAGCCCCAGCAAGACGAAGGCGAAGCCGAAGAAGAAGCCGTCGCCCACCCCCACGCCCACGAAGACCACGTCCAAGCCCGCGCCGAAGCCGAAGCCCGACAAGCCCGATCCGGCGCCCCAGCAGCCCAGCGGCACCGCCGCGCAGGTCGTCGCCCTGGTCAACACCGAGCGGTCCAAGGCGGGTTGCGGCCCGGTCCGCTCCAACGACAAGCTCGCCACCGCCGCGTCGAAGCACTCCGCCGACATGGCGGCCCGCGACTACTTCGACCACACGAGCCCGGACGGCACCGACCCCGGCGACCGCATCACGGCGGCCGGGTACCGCTGGAGCACCTACGGCGAGAACATCGCGCGCGGCCAGCAGACCCCCGCCTCGGTGATGGACTCGTGGATGAACAGCCCCGGCCACCGCGCCAACATCCTCAACTGCGACTTCAAGGAGCTGGGCGTGGGCATCCACAACGGCTCCGGCGGCCCGTGGTGGACACAGGCGTTCGGCACGGCGCTCTGA
- a CDS encoding M23 family metallopeptidase: MGYHIDVPPRAGTSRRDALGMAAALLAGGALSFRAAAPASAEESEDSCTAHYDAEFESALAGADELIPEEDDRGIARLGPPGRCALPLRRHYRITARYGVPGDWLAGHHTGIDLAVPRGTPVYAVGGGVVVLARWSGAYGNAVTVRMPDGHYAVYAHLSRIGVRQGARIRTGARLGNSGATGRATGPHLHLEIRARRHYGSDVSPSAYLARRGARLW; encoded by the coding sequence ATGGGATACCACATAGACGTCCCGCCTCGCGCGGGCACCTCACGACGTGACGCGCTGGGCATGGCCGCGGCGCTCCTGGCAGGCGGCGCCCTCTCCTTCCGGGCGGCCGCACCGGCATCGGCCGAGGAGTCCGAGGACTCCTGCACGGCCCACTACGACGCCGAGTTCGAGTCGGCGCTGGCCGGCGCCGACGAGCTGATACCCGAGGAGGACGACCGCGGGATCGCGCGGCTCGGCCCTCCTGGCCGGTGCGCGCTGCCGCTGCGGAGGCACTACCGGATCACCGCCCGGTACGGCGTGCCCGGCGACTGGCTCGCAGGGCACCACACCGGCATCGACCTGGCGGTGCCGCGTGGCACTCCCGTCTACGCGGTGGGCGGCGGCGTCGTGGTCCTCGCCCGCTGGTCGGGGGCGTACGGCAACGCCGTCACCGTGCGGATGCCGGACGGCCACTACGCGGTGTACGCGCACCTCTCGCGCATCGGCGTACGCCAGGGCGCCCGCATCCGCACCGGCGCCAGACTCGGCAACAGCGGCGCCACCGGGCGCGCCACGGGCCCCCATCTCCATCTGGAGATACGGGCCCGGCGGCACTACGGCTCGGACGTGAGCCCGTCCGCGTACCTGGCGCGGCGCGGCGCACGGCTCTGGTGA
- a CDS encoding phosphoenolpyruvate hydrolase family protein, with product MNREEALARLRAQVAAGKPVIGAGAGTGLSAKCAEAGGVDLLIIYNSGRYRMAGRGSLAGLLPYGDANEIVTDMAREVLPVVRDTPVLAGVCGTDPFRRMDLFLDQLKAMGFSGVQNFPTVGLYDGTFRVNLEETGMGYGLEVDMVRTAHERELLTAPYVFDPEQAADMARAGADVLVPHVGLTTKGSIGAGTALTLDQAAAAVQEMHDAAKRVNPDLLVLCHGGPIAEPDDARYVLEHTEGVVGFFGASSIERLPTERAVVEQTRAFKSLTP from the coding sequence ATGAACCGCGAGGAAGCACTCGCCAGGCTGCGCGCCCAGGTCGCCGCGGGCAAGCCCGTCATCGGGGCGGGCGCGGGCACCGGGCTCTCGGCCAAGTGCGCCGAGGCCGGCGGCGTCGACCTGCTGATCATCTACAACTCCGGCCGCTACCGGATGGCGGGACGCGGCTCGCTGGCAGGGCTCCTGCCCTACGGCGACGCCAACGAGATCGTCACGGACATGGCCCGCGAGGTCCTGCCCGTCGTCAGGGACACCCCGGTCCTCGCGGGTGTCTGCGGCACGGACCCGTTCCGCCGCATGGACCTCTTCCTCGACCAGCTGAAGGCCATGGGCTTCAGCGGCGTGCAGAACTTCCCGACGGTCGGCCTGTACGACGGCACCTTCCGCGTCAACCTCGAAGAGACCGGCATGGGGTACGGCCTCGAGGTCGACATGGTCCGCACCGCCCACGAACGCGAGCTGCTCACCGCGCCCTACGTCTTCGACCCCGAGCAGGCCGCGGACATGGCGCGCGCGGGCGCCGACGTCCTGGTGCCCCACGTCGGCCTCACGACGAAGGGCTCGATCGGCGCGGGCACCGCCCTGACGCTCGACCAGGCGGCGGCCGCCGTCCAGGAGATGCACGACGCCGCCAAGCGCGTCAATCCGGACCTGCTCGTCCTGTGCCACGGCGGTCCCATCGCCGAGCCCGATGACGCTCGCTACGTCCTCGAACACACCGAAGGAGTCGTCGGCTTCTTCGGCGCCTCCTCCATCGAACGGCTCCCCACGGAACGCGCCGTCGTCGAGCAGACCCGCGCTTTCAAGTCCCTGACGCCCTGA
- a CDS encoding Tm-1-like ATP-binding domain-containing protein, which produces MATVVLAGTLDTKGEEYAWLRERLREYGSDVLLVDTGIQPPPAHAPTPDVPADVVARAAGHSLTKLRAAGDRAAAVAAMAEGLTRVVLDLHREGRLHAVLAAAGSGGSAIAAQAMRALPIGVPKVLVSTMAGGDVAPYVDSSDLTMMYSVVDISGINSVSRQVLGNAAAAAAGMARRRERNHEQLAGPRRKVVAATMFGVTTPAVDTARARLAELGYEVLVFHATGAGGRAVEKLAADGMLDGVLDLTTTELADELVGGVLSAGPDRLTAAGAAAVPQVVAPGALDMVNFGPAASVPERFADRRLLVHNSTVTLMRTTADEMTELGTVLGHKLAAARGPAELFWPLRGLSAVDVTGGPFDDGVADTAGLEALRATVRGSGVRLREIDAHINDASFAIAMADRLHELITERSAAPVRR; this is translated from the coding sequence ATGGCGACCGTCGTGCTGGCCGGAACCCTGGACACCAAGGGCGAGGAGTACGCCTGGCTGCGCGAACGCCTCAGGGAGTACGGCAGCGATGTCCTCCTCGTCGACACCGGCATCCAGCCGCCGCCCGCCCACGCCCCCACCCCCGACGTACCGGCCGACGTCGTGGCGCGGGCCGCGGGGCACAGCCTGACCAAGCTCCGTGCCGCGGGGGACAGGGCCGCGGCGGTCGCCGCCATGGCCGAGGGACTCACCCGCGTCGTCCTCGACCTGCACCGCGAGGGACGGCTGCACGCGGTGCTCGCCGCGGCGGGCAGCGGCGGCTCGGCGATCGCCGCGCAGGCCATGCGGGCGCTGCCCATCGGCGTACCGAAGGTCCTGGTCAGCACCATGGCGGGCGGGGACGTGGCGCCGTACGTCGACAGCAGCGACCTCACGATGATGTACAGCGTCGTCGACATCTCCGGCATCAACTCGGTCTCGCGCCAGGTGCTCGGCAACGCGGCGGCGGCCGCGGCCGGGATGGCGCGCCGCAGGGAGCGCAACCACGAGCAGCTCGCGGGACCGCGGCGCAAGGTCGTCGCCGCCACCATGTTCGGCGTGACCACGCCCGCCGTCGACACGGCCCGCGCCCGCCTCGCCGAACTCGGCTACGAGGTCCTCGTCTTCCACGCCACGGGCGCCGGTGGCCGGGCCGTGGAGAAGCTCGCCGCCGACGGCATGCTGGACGGCGTGCTCGACCTGACCACCACCGAACTCGCCGACGAACTGGTCGGGGGAGTGCTCAGCGCGGGCCCCGACCGGCTCACCGCCGCGGGCGCGGCCGCCGTCCCCCAGGTCGTCGCGCCCGGCGCGCTCGACATGGTCAACTTCGGCCCCGCGGCGAGCGTGCCCGAGCGGTTCGCCGACCGGCGCCTCCTGGTGCACAACTCGACGGTGACGCTGATGCGGACGACCGCCGACGAGATGACCGAACTCGGCACGGTCCTCGGCCACAAGCTCGCCGCCGCCCGCGGCCCCGCCGAACTCTTCTGGCCGCTGCGCGGCCTGTCCGCCGTGGACGTGACGGGCGGCCCCTTCGACGACGGCGTGGCCGACACGGCGGGCCTGGAGGCGCTGCGCGCCACGGTGCGCGGCAGCGGCGTACGGCTGCGGGAGATCGACGCCCACATCAACGACGCGTCGTTCGCCATCGCCATGGCCGACCGCCTGCACGAACTGATCACCGAGCGCTCCGCGGCCCCGGTCCGCCGCTGA